The Streptococcus iniae genome contains the following window.
CTATAAGCATTTAAGCTTTATTTTTGATCTTAAATGCTTTTTTGGAACATTTGTAAGTGTTTTAAAAAGTGATGGCGTCTTAGAGGGTGGACCAGAGCAAAATAAGGAGAAGTGAGAAAAATGAAAAAAGTACTTATTACAGGTGCAAATTCTTATATAGGTGCAAATTCTTATATAGGAACTTCCCTTGAAAAATGGCTACAACAATCAGAGGAACAATATCATGTTGATACTTTAGACATGATTGATCCAAACTGGAAAACGTTTGACTTTTCACCTTATGACAGCATTTTTCATGTGGCAGCTATTGTTCATAAAAATGAAAAGCAAATGAACTCAGACCTCTATGAAAAGGTTAATACCAAACTTCCTATAGAGTTGGCTACCATTGCTAAACATTCTGGTCTAAGACAGTTTATATTTTTAAGTAGTATGAGTGTCTATGGTAATGATACAGAAGAAATAACACGTGAAACTAGGGAAAATCCATCAAGTTATTATGGAAAAAGTAAACTAGCAGCAGAGATAGGTTTAAAAGATTTACAATCAGATAGTTTTAAAGTACTTATTCTACGCCCGCCAATGGTTTATGGACCACAGGCAACAGGTAATTACAGTAGATTATCAAAGTTATCAAAGTTTACGCCAATTTTTCCCAAAGTTGCTAATAAACGAAGCATGATTTACCTTGATAATCTTTTAGAATTTGTTCGCTTGTCAATTGAAACAGAATTGAGTGGAATCCATTTTCCACAAAATAAAGATTATGTGACAACAAGTCAATTAGTAAACGTCATTCGTCAAGTTAATGGAAAAAGCACACTGTTAACTTCTCTCTTTAACCCAATCATTAAATCTTTAAAAGGTTTTAGTCAAATCAATAAGCTCTTTGGGAATTTAGTTTATAGTAAAGAAATGTCACAAGAAGCTTTTGACTATAATGTTACAGGATTTGAAGAGTCAATACGAATATCGGAAAGAAACAATGAAAAAATATAGTAGAAGTGTGTTACAAGGGAAAAAAATTCTTTTTTTCTCTCCCTCTTTCTTTAATTATGAAAATGTAATAAAAGATAAAATGGTCGAACTAGGAGCAGACGTTTATTTCTTTGATGAACGTCCATTTTCATCAGTTTATAGAAAAGCATTACTAAAACTTAATCCTAATGTATTTTCAAAAAGTACCGAAAAATATTTTGATTTGATTTTTAATAATGTTTCAGATATTTGTTTTGATTATGTCTTTTTTTTGAAGTGTGAAACTCCAACATTAAAAGTATTAAGGAAATATAGAGCATATTTTAAGAATGCGAAATTTTGCTTATATATGTGGGATTCGATATCAAATGTAAAAAATATTGAAAAAAAATTAATTTATTTTGATATTATATCTTCATTTGATAAAAAAGACAGTGAAGAGCGAGGATTTAACTTTAGACCGTTATTTTATAGTGATGAGTATGCGAAACCATATAAGAAACAATTTTATAAATATGATATTTGTTCATTTGGCACAATTCATTCAGATAGATATAGTATCTTGACAAAATTTGTTAATTATTCAAAAAAAAATAATCTTAAATTTTATTTTTTTAATTTTCTTCAAGGGAAGTTTATGTTTTATTTTTACAAAATTGTAAAAAAAGATTTTTTAAAAGCAAACATTTCAGAATTTAGTTTTGTAAAGAAAAATAGTCAAGAAATTATTAAAACAATTCTAGATTCAAAAGTTGTTTTAGATATTCAACATCCAAATCAAACTGGCTTAACGATGCGAACAATTGAAATGATTGGATTGAATAAAAAAATAATTACGACTAATAATTCAATCGTAAACTATGATTTTTACAATAAAAACAATATTTTAATTATTGATCGACATAATATTGAAATTGATAGAGAATTCTTTGAAACAGAATATTCTGCATTAAATCAAGATGTTTATAAAAAATATAGTTTAGAATTTTGGTTATACGATACTTTAGGGATTAAACAGGATGATGAATAATAAATATAGCATTTCGGAGTTTTTTACAACAGCGTATTCATTTATGCTTACAAAAATTTTTTTCAAAAAAGCTCGCTTGATTCGAAGGCCTTTTTATTTAAGAGGTGTAAAAAGTTTCTCGTATGATTCAGGTCTAACGCTTGGTCATGCATGTCGTATAGATTTAAAAGGTGATTCAAAAAAGAGACTTATTATTGGCAAGGATTGTGAAATTGGAGATTATGTTCACTTAGTTGCCCATGAAAATGTTACTATTGGAGACAATGTATTGATTGCATCGAAAGTTTTTATTAGTGATACAAGTCACGGGAATTATTCATCAACTTCACAAGATTCACCAATGACAAAACCGAATTCAAGAGAATTGTTTTCAAAACCAGTTTTAATAGAATCTAATGTTTGGATTGGTGAAA
Protein-coding sequences here:
- a CDS encoding NAD-dependent epimerase/dehydratase family protein → MKKVLITGANSYIGANSYIGTSLEKWLQQSEEQYHVDTLDMIDPNWKTFDFSPYDSIFHVAAIVHKNEKQMNSDLYEKVNTKLPIELATIAKHSGLRQFIFLSSMSVYGNDTEEITRETRENPSSYYGKSKLAAEIGLKDLQSDSFKVLILRPPMVYGPQATGNYSRLSKLSKFTPIFPKVANKRSMIYLDNLLEFVRLSIETELSGIHFPQNKDYVTTSQLVNVIRQVNGKSTLLTSLFNPIIKSLKGFSQINKLFGNLVYSKEMSQEAFDYNVTGFEESIRISERNNEKI
- a CDS encoding DapH/DapD/GlmU-related protein, translating into MMNNKYSISEFFTTAYSFMLTKIFFKKARLIRRPFYLRGVKSFSYDSGLTLGHACRIDLKGDSKKRLIIGKDCEIGDYVHLVAHENVTIGDNVLIASKVFISDTSHGNYSSTSQDSPMTKPNSRELFSKPVLIESNVWIGENVVILPGVEIGKGAIIGANSTVSKSIPANSIAIGSPAKVIKKFNFKKEMWEKIGDF